A stretch of the Mycobacterium shigaense genome encodes the following:
- a CDS encoding SpoIIE family protein phosphatase, with product MHDNGRLGPIEWATAGRPLPGEHASGDQPMAIAIDDDSALFAVFDGLGHGPAAAAAAMRAVEALQRAPGERVEVLVQLCHRVLSGTRGVAMTLARVDFTSSTLTWTGVGNVSANLVAKDATGIHIRSSARLAAGIVGYRIPEIRPAQVVSMRAGDLIVIATDGIDDDHLDHIDFASPATAIAEVMLAKHAKESDDALVLAARHRGTST from the coding sequence GTGCATGACAACGGCCGACTGGGGCCGATCGAATGGGCGACCGCCGGTCGTCCGCTCCCGGGCGAGCACGCCTCCGGCGACCAGCCGATGGCGATCGCGATCGATGACGACTCGGCGTTGTTCGCGGTGTTCGACGGACTCGGCCACGGGCCGGCCGCGGCGGCCGCCGCGATGCGTGCCGTCGAGGCGTTGCAACGGGCCCCGGGCGAGCGGGTCGAAGTCCTGGTCCAGCTCTGCCATCGGGTGCTGTCGGGAACCCGCGGGGTCGCCATGACGCTGGCGCGGGTGGATTTCACGAGCAGCACGCTGACCTGGACCGGGGTCGGAAATGTGAGCGCGAACCTGGTCGCCAAGGATGCGACGGGCATCCACATCCGGTCCAGCGCGCGCCTAGCCGCAGGCATCGTCGGCTACCGGATACCGGAAATCCGCCCGGCACAAGTCGTTTCGATGCGAGCCGGCGACCTGATCGTCATCGCCACCGACGGCATCGACGACGACCACCTCGACCACATCGATTTCGCCAGCCCGGCTACCGCCATCGCCGAAGTCATGCTGGCCAAACACGCCAAGGAATCCGACGATGCCCTGGTGCTCGCCGCGCGTCATCGGGGGACTTCGACATGA
- a CDS encoding SpoIIE family protein phosphatase, with product MTGTEDFHAQYIAALTSYVAARNDDSLSIAHELGRRALQEQISMLDIIEQHVRLVLELSKDIQVDAPIALEFLLQTLAPLDVATRGFLDGTRRYAEQRARAEGLADRDKFRTALVNSLQEGFFVADHEGSVVEMNKAFIDILGYPDEGLPYRWPHPWLVDKKTARQQQSRVRTNGSAEYETPIRHRDGHLAWVTVTINAVKETGSDRAVYVGTIRDITAERAFAARESAVLRLATAVAVAKSVAELLSITLDECRTAIDVRRVVAVSWPSGDGEPTVQVAGEPAVSNWRELDPWLRHTFSDARHQLPLTAKTVDRPENPGKAQGLVAVLSGAGDLALWLELQAPRWISSEDRLLVTVLIGHLSLAMQHVRQFESARETSLTLQRAMLPPAAPPTGFAVRYEPAVPPLEIGGDWYDVLPIGDQRIGIVVGDCVGRGLPAAAIMGQLRSSARALLINGAEPARLLEQLDSAASLIPNAYCTTVFLAVLDTESGLLHYSNAGHMPAMLVRPESGTSLLNDARSVPLAVRREHPRPQASLLLPFGSTLMLFTDGLVERKHESIDDGIDRAAAALVETMRLPLGSVAEAVLRELAPAAGYDDDVAMVIYRREGAPLRIESEAAAEELADIRHRLSDWLRDLDVPDTLIEDIVLVVNEACTNCVEHAYRGHESGTMVLEVEAFDAEIAARITDSGSWKQPKANPGNSGRGLVLMQILSDTLEIDSAATGTTVDIIFRRSTPAERDDR from the coding sequence ATGACCGGCACCGAAGACTTCCATGCGCAATACATCGCCGCGCTGACGTCCTACGTCGCGGCCCGTAACGACGACAGCCTGTCGATCGCCCACGAGCTCGGTCGGCGCGCCCTGCAAGAGCAGATCAGCATGCTCGACATCATCGAGCAACACGTTCGGCTGGTCCTCGAGCTCTCGAAGGACATCCAGGTCGACGCACCGATCGCGCTGGAATTCCTGTTGCAGACGCTGGCCCCACTGGACGTCGCGACCCGCGGATTCCTCGACGGGACCAGGCGTTACGCCGAACAACGGGCGCGCGCCGAGGGCCTGGCCGACCGGGACAAATTCCGCACCGCCCTGGTGAATTCGTTGCAGGAAGGCTTCTTCGTCGCCGATCACGAGGGCTCGGTCGTGGAGATGAACAAGGCCTTCATCGACATCCTCGGCTATCCCGACGAGGGGCTACCGTACCGCTGGCCGCACCCGTGGCTGGTCGACAAAAAGACCGCGCGCCAACAACAATCCCGGGTCCGCACCAATGGCAGCGCCGAATACGAGACGCCGATTCGGCATCGCGACGGCCATCTCGCGTGGGTGACGGTCACTATCAACGCGGTCAAGGAAACCGGCAGCGACCGCGCCGTCTACGTCGGTACCATCCGCGATATCACCGCCGAACGAGCCTTCGCCGCAAGGGAATCCGCGGTACTACGGCTGGCCACCGCGGTCGCGGTGGCCAAGAGCGTGGCCGAGCTGCTGTCGATCACGCTGGACGAGTGTCGAACCGCGATCGACGTGCGGCGGGTGGTCGCCGTGTCATGGCCCAGCGGCGACGGCGAACCGACCGTCCAGGTTGCGGGCGAGCCCGCCGTATCGAACTGGCGCGAACTCGATCCGTGGTTGCGCCACACCTTCTCCGATGCCCGCCACCAGCTGCCGCTGACGGCCAAGACCGTTGATCGACCCGAAAACCCCGGCAAAGCACAGGGATTGGTCGCGGTGCTCTCCGGCGCCGGCGACCTAGCATTGTGGCTGGAGTTGCAGGCGCCGCGCTGGATCAGCTCCGAGGACCGGCTGCTGGTCACGGTGCTGATCGGTCACCTGAGTCTGGCGATGCAGCACGTCCGTCAGTTCGAAAGCGCCCGAGAGACATCGCTGACCTTGCAGCGCGCGATGCTGCCGCCCGCGGCGCCCCCGACCGGGTTCGCGGTGCGCTACGAACCCGCCGTCCCGCCGCTGGAGATCGGCGGCGATTGGTATGACGTGCTGCCCATCGGCGATCAGCGAATCGGGATCGTGGTCGGCGACTGCGTCGGCCGCGGCCTGCCGGCCGCCGCCATCATGGGGCAGCTGCGCAGCTCGGCCCGGGCGCTGTTGATCAACGGGGCCGAGCCCGCACGATTGCTCGAACAGCTCGACTCGGCCGCCTCGCTGATTCCAAACGCCTACTGCACCACCGTATTTCTGGCAGTACTTGACACCGAATCCGGGCTGCTGCACTACAGCAATGCCGGCCACATGCCCGCGATGCTCGTCCGCCCCGAATCCGGCACGTCATTGCTCAACGACGCCCGGTCGGTGCCGCTGGCGGTCCGGCGCGAGCACCCTCGCCCCCAGGCCTCCCTGCTGCTGCCGTTCGGCTCGACGTTGATGCTGTTCACCGACGGCCTGGTCGAGCGCAAACACGAATCGATCGACGACGGGATCGACCGCGCCGCAGCCGCTTTGGTGGAGACCATGAGGCTGCCCCTGGGCAGCGTCGCCGAGGCCGTCCTTCGCGAGCTGGCCCCGGCGGCGGGATACGACGACGACGTAGCGATGGTGATCTACCGGCGCGAGGGCGCACCTCTCCGAATCGAAAGCGAAGCCGCCGCGGAGGAATTGGCAGATATCCGGCACCGGCTGAGCGACTGGCTGCGCGACCTCGACGTCCCGGACACGCTGATCGAGGACATCGTGCTGGTGGTCAACGAGGCGTGCACCAACTGTGTCGAACACGCCTATCGCGGGCACGAGTCCGGGACGATGGTGCTCGAGGTCGAAGCCTTCGACGCCGAGATTGCGGCTCGCATCACCGATTCGGGTTCGTGGAAGCAACCCAAGGCGAACCCCGGCAACAGCGGGCGGGGCCTGGTACTGATGCAAATCCTCAGCGACACGCTGGAGATCGACAGCGCCGCGACCGGCACCACGGTAGATATCATCTTCCGCCGGTCGACACCGGCCGAGCGCGACGACCGCTAG
- a CDS encoding iron-containing redox enzyme family protein has protein sequence MVEPALPAAHGPLSTAVQHALTGPPSHDQLTQVSASVRDSDPYGLDLHLALCMCYELHYRGFAGVDPTWEWNPDLLHLRAELERAFLTGVRRDVGPIEPGRSAAEEMAALSIEPVNGTGPSYHLRDTGTWQQMREYLVHRSVYHLKEGDPHAWAIPRLTGGAKAAFVAIEFDEYGAGVGPRVHQQLFADLLAAADLDPTYLGYLDAVPAEALAVVNLMSMFGLHRRLRGAAIGHFAATEITSPPGSRRMVQALDRMGAPLPCIAFYGEHVEADAVHEQVVRLDVVGDLVAREPQLEHDVVFGIRANAVVESRLADTIMSCWTQGESSLRLLFS, from the coding sequence ATGGTTGAACCGGCCCTACCGGCGGCGCACGGGCCACTGTCGACGGCCGTGCAGCATGCCCTGACCGGACCGCCGTCGCACGACCAGCTCACCCAGGTCAGCGCGTCAGTGCGCGATTCGGACCCCTACGGCCTGGACCTGCACCTGGCCTTGTGCATGTGCTACGAGCTGCACTATCGGGGTTTCGCGGGCGTGGACCCCACCTGGGAGTGGAATCCCGACCTGCTGCACCTGCGCGCCGAGCTGGAGCGGGCATTCCTGACCGGTGTGCGCCGGGACGTCGGCCCCATCGAACCCGGCCGCAGCGCGGCCGAGGAGATGGCGGCGCTGTCGATCGAGCCCGTCAACGGCACCGGGCCGTCGTATCACCTGCGTGACACCGGAACCTGGCAGCAGATGCGCGAGTATCTCGTGCACCGATCGGTCTATCACCTCAAAGAGGGCGATCCACACGCCTGGGCCATCCCCCGGCTGACGGGTGGCGCCAAGGCCGCGTTCGTGGCGATCGAATTCGACGAGTACGGTGCAGGCGTTGGACCGCGGGTGCATCAGCAGCTGTTCGCCGATCTGCTCGCCGCGGCCGATCTGGATCCGACGTATCTCGGCTACCTCGATGCCGTGCCCGCCGAGGCGCTTGCGGTGGTGAACCTGATGTCGATGTTCGGCCTGCACCGCCGGCTGCGCGGCGCGGCGATCGGGCACTTCGCGGCGACGGAGATTACCTCGCCGCCCGGCTCACGGCGGATGGTCCAGGCGCTCGACCGCATGGGCGCGCCGCTGCCCTGCATCGCGTTCTACGGCGAGCACGTCGAGGCCGATGCGGTGCATGAGCAGGTGGTGCGCCTCGACGTCGTCGGCGATCTCGTCGCCCGCGAACCGCAGCTGGAGCATGACGTCGTCTTCGGTATCCGCGCGAACGCCGTCGTCGAAAGCCGGCTGGCGGACACGATCATGTCCTGCTGGACGCAGGGCGAATCGTCGTTGCGGCTGCTGTTCAGTTAG
- a CDS encoding CDGSH iron-sulfur domain-containing protein, with product MTATRVRVIPKGPVLVSGPVRIEMPDGQVVESDRFMVAICSCSRSKQYPLCDTSHRRCRSIKDFVPEAN from the coding sequence GTGACCGCGACCCGGGTGCGCGTGATACCCAAGGGTCCGGTCCTGGTGTCGGGTCCCGTGCGCATCGAAATGCCCGACGGTCAGGTGGTCGAATCCGACCGATTCATGGTCGCCATCTGCAGCTGTTCACGCAGCAAGCAGTATCCGCTGTGCGACACCAGCCACCGGCGCTGTCGCAGCATCAAAGATTTTGTGCCGGAGGCTAACTGA
- a CDS encoding HemK2/MTQ2 family protein methyltransferase: MTIAYPAPVGFAADCSVYQPQDDSRLLVESMQSSGLLPHRRVLDLCTGSGFVAIAAAEMGCADVTAFDICAHAVRCSRVNVAVAGVEVDVREGSWMEALDCDPFDVVVSNPPYVPTQAEGEVLPSGTGPSWAWNAGPDGRLVLDPLCASVSKLLCDGGSLLLVQSALAGTQRSLDTLRSTGMDAEVVASHWIPFGPVLSARAEWLEEAGLLRRGCREEELVVIRADKP; the protein is encoded by the coding sequence TTGACCATCGCGTACCCCGCCCCGGTCGGATTTGCGGCTGATTGCAGCGTATATCAGCCCCAAGACGACTCGCGACTGCTTGTCGAGTCGATGCAAAGCAGCGGGCTGCTCCCGCACCGGCGGGTGCTCGATCTGTGTACCGGCAGCGGTTTCGTCGCGATCGCGGCGGCCGAAATGGGGTGTGCCGACGTCACCGCGTTCGACATCTGCGCGCACGCGGTGCGTTGCTCGCGGGTCAACGTCGCGGTTGCCGGAGTCGAAGTCGACGTGCGTGAGGGCTCGTGGATGGAAGCGCTGGACTGCGACCCGTTCGACGTCGTCGTGTCCAATCCGCCCTACGTGCCCACCCAGGCCGAGGGTGAGGTGCTGCCGTCGGGTACCGGACCGTCGTGGGCGTGGAACGCCGGTCCCGATGGCCGGCTGGTGCTGGATCCGCTGTGTGCGTCGGTGTCAAAGCTGCTGTGCGACGGCGGGTCTCTGCTGTTGGTGCAGTCGGCCCTCGCCGGTACCCAACGTTCACTCGACACGTTACGATCCACCGGCATGGACGCTGAAGTCGTTGCCTCGCACTGGATTCCATTCGGGCCCGTGCTGTCGGCCCGGGCCGAATGGCTCGAGGAGGCCGGCCTGCTGCGCCGCGGCTGCCGCGAAGAGGAGCTGGTGGTCATCCGGGCGGACAAGCCGTGA
- a CDS encoding type 1 glutamine amidotransferase domain-containing protein, which produces MSKELQGKRIAILAADGVEKVELEQPRAALEGAGAQTEILSLRPGEIQARDHDLEPAGEFRVDRAVADASVGEFDGLVLPGGTVNPDKLRADESAVSFVREFVQSGKPVAAICHGPWTLVEAGVATGRTLTSYPSIRTDLRNAGANVVDEEVVVDGNLISSRSPSDLPAFCSTIIAQFAHAAAG; this is translated from the coding sequence ATGTCAAAAGAATTGCAAGGCAAGCGAATCGCCATCTTGGCCGCCGATGGTGTGGAGAAGGTTGAACTCGAACAGCCGCGGGCGGCCCTGGAGGGAGCCGGTGCCCAGACGGAGATTCTTTCGTTGCGGCCCGGCGAGATCCAGGCGCGGGATCACGATCTGGAACCGGCGGGCGAGTTCAGGGTCGATCGAGCGGTCGCGGATGCGTCGGTCGGCGAGTTCGACGGGCTGGTGCTGCCCGGCGGCACGGTTAATCCGGACAAGCTGCGCGCCGACGAGTCGGCCGTCTCGTTTGTTCGCGAATTCGTCCAGTCCGGGAAGCCGGTCGCGGCGATCTGCCACGGGCCGTGGACGCTGGTGGAGGCGGGTGTGGCGACCGGTCGTACGCTGACGTCGTATCCGAGCATTCGCACCGACCTGCGCAATGCGGGCGCGAATGTCGTTGATGAGGAAGTCGTCGTGGACGGCAATCTGATTTCGAGTCGTTCGCCGTCGGACTTGCCCGCGTTTTGCTCGACGATCATCGCGCAATTCGCGCACGCCGCCGCGGGCTGA
- a CDS encoding LLM class F420-dependent oxidoreductase, whose amino-acid sequence MTKFGYTLMTEQSGPKDLVQYAVSAEACGFDFEVCSDHFSPWLTSQGHAPNAWAVLGAVAHATEQVDLYTYVTCPTMRYHPAVVAQQAATVQILADGRFTLGLGSGENLNEHVVGRGWPTVGQRQDMLREAIKIIHELFGGRLVNWRGDYFQVDSAPLWDLPDVPVGIGVAMSGANSVEKFAKLTDHLIAVQPDRELVDAWHGARQAANGAEGGRVVGQVPVCWDPDRDTAIARAHDQFRWFGGGWSVNADLPTPAGFAGATQFVRPEDVAASIPCGPDLGAIVDAVRPYWEAGFTDVALIQIGGDTQDLFLSEAAAPLLKALREASA is encoded by the coding sequence ATGACCAAGTTCGGCTACACCCTGATGACCGAGCAGAGCGGGCCCAAAGACCTTGTCCAGTACGCGGTTTCGGCTGAAGCGTGTGGATTCGACTTCGAGGTCTGCAGCGACCATTTCTCCCCGTGGCTGACGTCGCAAGGCCATGCACCCAACGCCTGGGCGGTACTGGGTGCCGTGGCACACGCCACCGAGCAGGTGGACCTCTACACGTATGTCACCTGCCCGACCATGCGCTATCACCCGGCCGTCGTCGCCCAACAGGCCGCCACCGTGCAGATCCTCGCCGACGGGCGGTTCACGCTCGGGCTGGGCAGCGGCGAAAACCTCAACGAACACGTCGTCGGCAGGGGTTGGCCGACGGTCGGGCAGCGCCAGGACATGCTGCGCGAGGCCATCAAGATCATCCACGAACTGTTCGGCGGCCGGCTGGTGAACTGGCGTGGCGACTACTTCCAGGTCGACTCCGCGCCCCTGTGGGACCTGCCGGACGTGCCGGTGGGCATCGGCGTCGCGATGAGCGGGGCGAACAGCGTCGAGAAGTTCGCCAAGCTCACCGACCACCTGATCGCGGTGCAACCGGACCGGGAATTGGTCGACGCCTGGCACGGCGCTCGGCAGGCCGCTAACGGCGCCGAAGGCGGACGGGTGGTCGGCCAGGTGCCGGTGTGCTGGGACCCTGACCGCGACACCGCGATCGCCCGCGCGCACGACCAGTTCCGGTGGTTCGGCGGGGGGTGGTCGGTCAATGCGGACCTGCCGACGCCGGCCGGCTTTGCGGGTGCGACGCAATTCGTCCGGCCGGAAGATGTCGCGGCGAGCATTCCGTGCGGGCCCGACCTGGGCGCGATCGTCGACGCGGTCCGCCCGTACTGGGAGGCCGGCTTCACTGACGTGGCGTTGATCCAGATCGGCGGCGACACGCAGGACCTATTTCTTTCCGAGGCCGCGGCCCCATTGCTGAAGGCATTGCGGGAAGCGTCGGCTTGA
- a CDS encoding GatB/YqeY domain-containing protein, producing MAELKSRIRADLTEAMKAQDKLRTATLRMLLAAIQTEEVSGKQARELSDEEVLKVLAREARKRAESAEIYTQNGRGELAATEHAEARVIDEYLPTPLTEAELADVVDTAIAQVAEAIGERPGVKQMGQVMKAATAIAAGKADGARLSAAVKERL from the coding sequence ATGGCGGAACTCAAATCCCGGATCAGGGCGGACCTGACCGAGGCAATGAAGGCCCAGGATAAGTTGCGGACGGCCACCCTACGCATGCTGTTGGCCGCGATCCAGACCGAGGAGGTCTCGGGCAAGCAAGCCAGGGAGCTCTCCGACGAGGAAGTTCTCAAGGTGCTGGCCAGAGAGGCCCGCAAGCGGGCCGAGTCGGCCGAGATCTACACCCAGAACGGCCGCGGCGAGCTGGCCGCCACCGAGCACGCCGAGGCCCGCGTCATCGACGAATACTTGCCCACGCCGCTGACCGAGGCCGAGCTGGCCGACGTCGTCGACACCGCCATCGCCCAGGTTGCCGAGGCGATCGGGGAACGCCCCGGGGTCAAGCAGATGGGCCAGGTCATGAAGGCCGCGACCGCGATCGCGGCCGGCAAGGCCGACGGCGCGCGGCTGTCGGCGGCGGTCAAAGAGCGCCTCTGA
- a CDS encoding DUF7847 domain-containing protein, with the protein MVSAQPPGYPVGPPPYGPPPGYGYGHGYGPPAYRPPPGYGPPPGYGPPPGYGPGPGPSALKPGIIPLRPLTLSEIFNGAVGYIRTNPKATLGLTVLVVVAMQVITLAATAGPLAAYGRMASEQPDRPNFGVLGGYLASVSGSMLVTWLGSMLLSGMLTVIVGRAVFGSSITIGETWAKIRGRLLPLLGLAFLEAAVLAALVGLVVVLIAVLAAVAGGVAAVLLGIPLTLAVLVLAVYLYTVVLFAPVLIVLERLPVIEAVTRSFSLVRHGFWRVLGIRVLTHIVAAVISAAVAAPFSIVSQVMMIGEASTAMLLAGTTIAAIGGAIGQIITAPFNAGVIVLLYTDRRMRAEAFDLVLQSGAAGGPSADSSTDNLWLTRPFAG; encoded by the coding sequence ATGGTGAGCGCACAGCCGCCTGGCTATCCGGTTGGTCCGCCGCCCTATGGACCGCCACCCGGCTACGGCTACGGCCATGGCTATGGCCCCCCTGCCTACCGCCCGCCACCCGGCTACGGCCCGCCACCCGGCTACGGCCCGCCACCCGGGTATGGTCCGGGGCCGGGCCCGTCGGCGCTCAAACCCGGGATCATCCCGCTGCGGCCGCTGACCCTGAGCGAGATCTTCAACGGCGCCGTCGGCTACATCCGCACCAATCCGAAGGCGACGCTGGGCCTGACGGTGCTGGTCGTGGTGGCCATGCAGGTCATTACGCTGGCCGCCACCGCCGGACCGCTGGCCGCGTACGGCCGGATGGCCAGCGAACAGCCGGACCGGCCGAACTTCGGCGTCCTGGGCGGGTATTTGGCGTCGGTGTCCGGCAGCATGCTGGTCACCTGGCTGGGCAGCATGCTGCTGTCCGGCATGCTCACCGTCATCGTCGGGCGCGCGGTCTTCGGTTCGTCGATCACCATCGGCGAGACCTGGGCCAAGATTCGCGGGCGGCTGCTCCCCCTGCTCGGCCTGGCGTTCCTGGAAGCGGCGGTGCTGGCGGCCCTGGTCGGGCTGGTGGTGGTGCTCATCGCCGTGCTCGCAGCGGTCGCGGGCGGCGTCGCGGCGGTGCTGCTGGGTATCCCGCTGACGCTCGCCGTGCTCGTGTTGGCGGTCTACCTCTACACCGTGGTGCTGTTCGCACCGGTGCTGATCGTGCTGGAACGGCTCCCCGTCATCGAGGCGGTAACCCGGTCCTTCTCGCTGGTGCGCCACGGCTTCTGGCGGGTGCTGGGCATCCGGGTACTGACCCATATCGTGGCCGCCGTCATCTCGGCCGCCGTCGCCGCGCCGTTCAGCATCGTCAGCCAGGTGATGATGATCGGGGAGGCATCGACCGCAATGCTGCTCGCCGGCACCACGATCGCCGCCATCGGTGGGGCGATCGGACAGATCATCACGGCGCCGTTCAACGCCGGCGTCATCGTGCTGCTCTACACCGACCGCCGGATGCGTGCCGAGGCAT